The Acidithiobacillus ferrooxidans ATCC 23270 genomic interval CAGAACGGTCTATGATGCGCAGATGATCACGAATCAGGCTGCTTGCACTGGTATAGACTTCGTCAAACAAAAAACCGACATCCGCCTGCCCCTGTAGTATGGCCTTGAGCACCCCCTGGTAACTGCCCGTAAAGACGAATTCCAGGCGTGCCCGGTCGATCTCCGCTTTATCCAGCAGAAACAACCCCACCATGTGAACTAGTGTGGCGGGATGGGCGGAGGCTATGCGGATACGCGGCGACAAATCCGCAATCTCCCGTACCGGACCGACCGCTGCGGTGCATAAGTATACTTCATCAAAATGATCCCGGGGTTTGGCGATGGGTATAAAATCCCTCTTTTGTACGTATTGCACCCAGTCGAATGGGTTGGCGTAAACCAGATCGTATTGGTTGTCGAGCACTGCGGCGCGACAGGCGTCAAAGCCGTCATACGGCTGGAAATGCATTATCTGACCCAGATGCCGCTGCAGATAGGTGTTCATCAAAAACCATCCCGGGAGATTCTTTCCGGAGTAATTCGGATCTACCGTAAAGTTCAGGGTGGCCTCACTGGAGATTTTAGGAGACGGCATACGTTATTATCCTCAGATATCAAAATCTACCGGTATCTCACCGAGAATATTGAGGTGGATATTGAACGGCGTCATATATTTCATGGCCGTCATCATGGATCCCTTAAACTTGAGTCTTCGAGTCATCAAGGCCGATTTCCCGCTGATCTCTCCCGACAGGATCTTCTGCCAGTGGTCCATGCTTGTCCACATGATGAAGTCACGGCGCCGCCCGTCGGAAGGTCCGGCATAGATAACCTTCCCCGCCTTGCAGAACAACATGACGTGAGGGATATCAGGGCGATCTTCGATATAATACTCCCAGGTGGCATTGAAGTTTTTCAGATCTTTCTGAATTTCCGGGTGGGTATCCCATTGCTTGCCGACGAGACGAATCCACTCTGTACTCATAAATTTTGCTACCATAATCAGAGTCCCCGCGCTCAATACCTTGACCATCAAAGCATCCGATGACATCATCACTTTCCTAATATTAGGAAATATGAATTTCCCGGATGACCCCTACTGATTCCTATTTAGACGCCATTGGGGTTTTCGCCAGTTGCCAGCAAATGCTGGAGAACGATGCCGGACAATACTACCCCGAAGAGCGCGGGCATGAAGGAAATGGTGCCGTTGACCGTTTTTGCCCGCCCGCCCGCACTGGATACTTCCACGGGAGGGGCTTCCCGGCGCGGGGATTCATCGGAAAAGACGGTCTGCACGTCGAGGGACGCGCCATTCTTGCGCAGCAGCGCGCGCAATTCTCGGGCCAGGGGGCATTTTTCCGTCTGGTTGAGTCTTGCGACACGAACCCGGCGGGGATCGAGACGATTGCCCGCCCCCATGCTGGAAAAAACCGGTAAACCCAGAGTCTGCGCCGTCTGGATAAGAATCGCTTTGCAGGCGATGGCATCAATGCAATCCACGACCATTTCCGCACCACTGTCCGCCAGCAGGCGTGTGGCATTGTCCGCGCTGATGAACTCCTGACGGGTTTCAAGCACACAGTCGGGGAAAATATCCCGAATCCGCGCCGCCATGACCGCCACCTTGGGCTGATCCAGCGTGGAATGCAGGGCGACGATTTGCCGGTTGATATTGGAAATGCCGACCACGTCGTGGTCAATGAGCGTGATATGCCCTATCCCGGCACGGGCAAGGTTTTCCGCGACATAACCGCCAACGCCACCGACGCCGGCAAGGAGCACGTGGCGGTCACGCAGATTCGCGACAGCGGAAGCGCCCAGGAGAATTTCGGTACGAGCAAAAGGATGGGGCATTATGACACGTCCTGAAGATGAAATAAGCTAAGGGCATTTTGCGCGGTAATCCGGGCAATTTCCTGAACCGAAGTATGGCGCAACTGCGCTATATCAGCGATGATTTCGCGAAGATATGCGGGTTCATTGCGAGCGCCGGGATGCGCATGGGGCGGTTGCCACGGGGCATCCGTCTCTGCGAGCAGAAATTCCGCCGGCAGTGTGGCCGCTATCGCCCGCAGACGCCGGGCGCGGGGATGCGTAAGGGCACCACCGAGTCCCAATAAAAACCCCATATCCGTCAATCGCCGAGCCTGAACGGGGCTGCCTGAGAAGCTGTGCAACACCCCGCGCAACCGGGGGAAACGGCGCAAGATCAGGATCATTTCTTCCAGGTTCTGCCGCGCATGCAGAATGACAGGCAAGCCCAGTTGCTGTGCCATGGCGAGTTGGGTCGTGAAACCGGCACGCTGGCATGCAGCGTCAGGTGTGCCCGCGCTGGCGTCGAGTCCGATTTCCCCCAAGGCGACCGCATCGGCAAGAAAACTCGCCAGAGTCGCTTCCCATTGGCCATCCCGATCCTCCAGATAGAGGGGATGCACACCATAGGCCGGATAAAGCCCGGGCCAGCGGCGGCAGGTTTCCCTGAGCCGGCCCCAATACTTGGGAGTATAGGCAGGGAGGACCATTTTGCGGACCCCGGCCATACCCGCGCGGCACAGGACCGCATCACGATCATCGTCGAAGGCTGCGTCATCCAAGTGGCAATGACTGTCTATCAGTCCATGCATGGACAGGTCCGCGAACTTTTCGGCGCCAGCATCAGGGGAAGACATTTGCCGATCTTACGGTGGCAGAACTCGGGAGTAAATGTGCCCCTTTCTGGACCAGGAAATTCAGTACTTGCTGCAAAGGGCATCTTGGTCTTAAATGGCTGGATAAAGTAGAGACCATGCAGGGGGGGAATGATGCGTACGTTGACGGCAGACCTGGCCATTCTGGGTAACGGTCCAGTGGCGCGCAGTCTGGTTCTGGCCCTGGCGGACAGCCCGCTGCGGGTGCTGATGCTGGATACCTATCCTCTTGCCCAGGCACGACCGCGGCTGACGGAGCGAACCATCGCCCTGGCCCTGGGCAGTCACCGCCTGCTCCGCCGTCTGGGGGTGGCCATGCCTCTGGCCGATGCCGCCGCTATCCGGACCGTGCAGATCACCCAACAGGGCATCAGTGGACGGGTACTCCTGGAACACAGCCTGCTGCACGCGCCGGAGCAAAGGTTGGGGGAAGTGGTCGGTCTGGAGATCCTGACTGACGCACTGGCCATGCCACTGGCAACTTGTCGCACCCTTCAGCAGGAATCGCCGGGGCCGTTGCAGGCCCTACAGTGGTTTCCGGACCGGGTCCAACTGGACTGGCCGGATTTGCGGGTAGAGGCGGCACTGACGGTGGTTGCGGATGGCGGCCATAGCGATCTCGCACGGCTGGCCGGTCTGCGGCGCATGGGCTGGGATCACAACCGCCACGCCATCATCGCCACGGTGACTCCGCAGCAGCCCCTGCCCGGCATCGCGTTCGAGCATTTTCTGGAGAGCGGACCGCTGGCTTTCCTGCCCATCGGCAAGGACCAGTTCTCCATCGTCTGGAGTCTGCGCCCTGGGGATGCCAGTCGCATCCTGGACCTCTCCGATGCAGATTTCCTGGAGGCCCTGAACCGCCAGCGGCCTTCGTCACTACCGCCACTGGTCACAACCGGTCCGCGCAGTGTCTATCCTCTGTTTTTCCAGCGGTTCTGGGCCGATCCCGGCCAGCGTCTGGCATTGGCGGGGAATGCCGCACAAACCCTGCATCCTTTGGCCGGGCAAGGCTATAACCTGGGATTGCGGGATGTGCTGACTTTGGGCGCCCTGTTACGGGAGGCGGCTGAACGTGGTGACGACCCGGGGAGCAGGTCCCTGCTGGCCGATTACTCCCGTACCCGTCGCCGCGACCGGCTGGAGACCATTGCCTTTACCGAGACCATGAACCGTCTATTCAGCAGTCCACGTCTGCCGCTGCGCTTGGCACGGGCCGCGGCTCTGACTCTGCTGGACCAGACATCGCTGGGTAAGCGGGAACTGGCAGCGCGGCTGGCTGGCATTCATCTCCCGGTACAAAGCGCCATACCGGATCTGGTTACGGATGGCTACCATGTCCGATAATGCTCGTTATGATCTTGTCATTTCCGGCGCCGGCATGGTCGGTGCCAGCCTGGCCCTGGCCGCCCAGCAGGCGGGCTTGCGCATCGCCGTGTTTGAAAAGCGCAGCGCTGCGGCATGTGCCGCGGCGGACCCCTTCGACCGCGCCAGCTTGATCGCCACCGGGTCCGTGCGTTTTCTGACCAGCCTGGGTATTGATCCCGCGTTGCTCGGCAGTGCCGTGGAACGCATGCGGGTATGGGATGCGGAAGACTCCGGTGGTATTCATCTGGACGCCGAGGAAGGTGGGGAAGATCTGCTTGGGTATATTGTCGAGAATCGTCGCCTGGAGCAGGCCCTGCATACGGCGCTGAAAGAAGCCGGGCTATATATTCACTACGGGCAGGAAATCACCGGCGCTGCCCCCGATGGCAAGGCCATGTATATCACCGATGCCTCTGGAACACAGTCCCGCAGCACTCTGCTGGCCATTGCGGAGGGTCGGCAGTCGCCGTTACGCAAGGCGCTCATTCAGGCGCCGGTATTCCGGGAAAGCTATGGACAGGACGCCATCACCGCCACCGTCTGGATTGAAAAGCCTCATCGCCACATCGCCTATCAACGATTCCTCTCCACGGGCCCGCTGGCGGTACTACCTTTCAGTGACGACGCCCAGGGACGTGCCCGCGCTTCCATCGTCTGGAGTGCCAAACAGGCCCATGCACGCCACCTGATGGCCCTGAATGATGCGCGGTTTCTGCGCGAACTGCATGAGGCGTTTGGACCGCAACTGGGGCATTTCCAGGAGATCGGACGACGCAGCAGTTATCCCCTTTCTGGCCTGCACAGCAGCCGTTATATCGGGGAGCGCAGCGTATTGCTGGGGGATACCGCCCACGGTGTTCATCCATTGGCGGGTTTGGGGGTAAATCTGGGATTTCGTGATGCGGAACAACTGATAGCGGCCATCACCACCGCCCGTCAACATCACCAGGACTGGGGCGAAACCCCCGTACTGCGCCGCTATCAAAGCGTTCGGCGGCCTGATAATCTCGTCACTGTACTGGCTTGTGGCGCCCTCAGTCACCTCTTCTCCAACCGCAGTCGCGGCCTCGCCCGACTACGCGACCTGGGGATGCTGGGAACTGGTGTCATCTCTCCGGTCAAACGTTTTCTCATCCGTCAGGCCATGGGCCTTTAAGGAGATTGCAGATGCAACACCGTATTGCCGACGATATCGCCGCCGCCATTGGCGACACCATTGCCCGACTGGGGACCGTCAAGGAAGACGTGGACAAGCAGGCACGTGCCATGC includes:
- a CDS encoding phosphate/phosphite/phosphonate ABC transporter substrate-binding protein; the protein is MPSPKISSEATLNFTVDPNYSGKNLPGWFLMNTYLQRHLGQIMHFQPYDGFDACRAAVLDNQYDLVYANPFDWVQYVQKRDFIPIAKPRDHFDEVYLCTAAVGPVREIADLSPRIRIASAHPATLVHMVGLFLLDKAEIDRARLEFVFTGSYQGVLKAILQGQADVGFLFDEVYTSASSLIRDHLRIIDRSDDAFAFHAFCVGPRLSAQRDLLTRILCQMDQETRGQVLLQDVGFSGFVPVSAEEVACLTMLTEEYISGHEAIDLRTTSSLAIDDSAFVVAREDPDSGTN
- a CDS encoding SCP2 sterol-binding domain-containing protein, translating into MVAKFMSTEWIRLVGKQWDTHPEIQKDLKNFNATWEYYIEDRPDIPHVMLFCKAGKVIYAGPSDGRRRDFIMWTSMDHWQKILSGEISGKSALMTRRLKFKGSMMTAMKYMTPFNIHLNILGEIPVDFDI
- a CDS encoding tRNA threonylcarbamoyladenosine dehydratase; its protein translation is MPHPFARTEILLGASAVANLRDRHVLLAGVGGVGGYVAENLARAGIGHITLIDHDVVGISNINRQIVALHSTLDQPKVAVMAARIRDIFPDCVLETRQEFISADNATRLLADSGAEMVVDCIDAIACKAILIQTAQTLGLPVFSSMGAGNRLDPRRVRVARLNQTEKCPLARELRALLRKNGASLDVQTVFSDESPRREAPPVEVSSAGGRAKTVNGTISFMPALFGVVLSGIVLQHLLATGENPNGV
- a CDS encoding TatD family hydrolase, with translation MSSPDAGAEKFADLSMHGLIDSHCHLDDAAFDDDRDAVLCRAGMAGVRKMVLPAYTPKYWGRLRETCRRWPGLYPAYGVHPLYLEDRDGQWEATLASFLADAVALGEIGLDASAGTPDAACQRAGFTTQLAMAQQLGLPVILHARQNLEEMILILRRFPRLRGVLHSFSGSPVQARRLTDMGFLLGLGGALTHPRARRLRAIAATLPAEFLLAETDAPWQPPHAHPGARNEPAYLREIIADIAQLRHTSVQEIARITAQNALSLFHLQDVS
- a CDS encoding FAD-dependent monooxygenase, encoding MMRTLTADLAILGNGPVARSLVLALADSPLRVLMLDTYPLAQARPRLTERTIALALGSHRLLRRLGVAMPLADAAAIRTVQITQQGISGRVLLEHSLLHAPEQRLGEVVGLEILTDALAMPLATCRTLQQESPGPLQALQWFPDRVQLDWPDLRVEAALTVVADGGHSDLARLAGLRRMGWDHNRHAIIATVTPQQPLPGIAFEHFLESGPLAFLPIGKDQFSIVWSLRPGDASRILDLSDADFLEALNRQRPSSLPPLVTTGPRSVYPLFFQRFWADPGQRLALAGNAAQTLHPLAGQGYNLGLRDVLTLGALLREAAERGDDPGSRSLLADYSRTRRRDRLETIAFTETMNRLFSSPRLPLRLARAAALTLLDQTSLGKRELAARLAGIHLPVQSAIPDLVTDGYHVR
- a CDS encoding FAD-dependent monooxygenase, yielding MSDNARYDLVISGAGMVGASLALAAQQAGLRIAVFEKRSAAACAAADPFDRASLIATGSVRFLTSLGIDPALLGSAVERMRVWDAEDSGGIHLDAEEGGEDLLGYIVENRRLEQALHTALKEAGLYIHYGQEITGAAPDGKAMYITDASGTQSRSTLLAIAEGRQSPLRKALIQAPVFRESYGQDAITATVWIEKPHRHIAYQRFLSTGPLAVLPFSDDAQGRARASIVWSAKQAHARHLMALNDARFLRELHEAFGPQLGHFQEIGRRSSYPLSGLHSSRYIGERSVLLGDTAHGVHPLAGLGVNLGFRDAEQLIAAITTARQHHQDWGETPVLRRYQSVRRPDNLVTVLACGALSHLFSNRSRGLARLRDLGMLGTGVISPVKRFLIRQAMGL